One Onychostoma macrolepis isolate SWU-2019 chromosome 10, ASM1243209v1, whole genome shotgun sequence genomic region harbors:
- the pora gene encoding NADPH--cytochrome P450 reductase isoform X1, with translation MEDGESQLLSDEEQTPEALLSSLDIFLFSLIAGLLIYWFFFRKKTEPVPEIKPFTAVTPQIRETSFVEKMKKTNRNIVVFYGSQTGTAEEFANRLAKDAQRYGMKGMAADPEEYDLSELSRLKEIPNSMAVFCMATYGEGDPTDNAQEFYDWMQGTDDDLEGVNFAVFGLGNKTYEHFNATGKYTDKRLAELGGNRVFDLGLGDDDSNLEEDFISWKEQFWPAVCEFFGVEATGEDSSIRQFELVVHNDINMNQVYTGEMGRLKSFQTQKPPYESKNPFLATVTVNRKLNKGGNRHLMHIELEITDSKIRYDSGDHVAVYPTNDAAVVNRIGERLGVDLDTVISLKNLDEESNKKHPFPCPTTYRTALTHYLDINNTPRKNVLYELAQYASDPQEQENMRKMASASPEGKALYQSWVLDSERNILGILEDLPSLNPPIDHLCELLPRLQARYYSIASSSKVHPTSIHICAVVIEYTTRTERVFKGVATNWLKNKEVTDNGHKHIVPMYVRRSQFRLPFKPSNPIIMIGPGTGIAPFMGFIQERAWQKEQGKEVGETILYFGCRHKNEDFLYQQELEEFERAGVLTQLNVAFSRDQEQKIYVQHLLKNNKEQLWKLIHSNNAHIYVCGDARNMARDVHTAFYAIAEEVGGLTHTQAVDYFKKLMTKGRYSQDVWS, from the exons ATGGAGGACGGTGAATCCCAGCTGCTCTCCGATGAGGAGCAGACTCCGGAGGCTCTCCTCAGCTCTCTGGACATCTTCCTCTTCTCTCTAATCGCAGGACTGCTTATCTACTGGTTCTTCTTCCGAAAAAAAACAGAGCCTGTTCCAGAGATCAAGCCATTCACTGCAGT AACACCACAAATACGTGAGACCAGCTTTGTTGAGAAAATGAAGAAAACG AACCGAAACATTGTGGTGTTTTATGGATCCCAAACAGGGACTGCTGAGGAATTTGCTAACAGGCTGGCGAAAGATGCCCAACGCTACGGCATGAAAGGCATGGCCGCTGACCCAGAGGAGTATGACCTG TCCGAGCTGTCTAGACTGAAAGAGATTCCTAATTCCATGGCTGTGTTCTGCATGGCAACCTATGGAGAAGGAGACCCCACAGACAACGCTCAGGAGTTCTACGATTGGATGCAAGGGACTGATGATGATCTAGAGGGGGTCAATTTTGCC gtGTTTGGTTTAGGAAATAAAACATATGAGCACTTCAACGCCACAGGCAAGTATACAGACAAGAGGCTTGCTGAACTTGGGGGAAATAGGGTCTTTGACCTGGGCCTCGGGGATGACGACAGCAA TTTGGAGGAGGATTTTATCTCTTGGAAGGAACAGTTCTGGCCTGCGGTATGTGAGTTCTTTGGCGTGGAGGCCACGGGAGAAGACAGCAg CATTCGGCAGTTTGAACTGGTGGTTCATAATGACATCAATATGAATCAAGTGTACACCGGAGAGATGGGGCGGCTCAAAAGCTTTCAGACACAGAAACC GCCGTATGAGTCAAAGAATCCTTTCCTTGCAACTGTGACTGTTAATCGTAAACTGAACAAAGGAGGAAATCGGCACCTGATGCACATCGAGTTAGAAATCACAGACTCTAAAATCAG ATATGATTCTGGAGATCATGTTGCTGTTTACCCCACAAATGATGCTGCGGTGGTCAACAGAATAGGAGAGAGACTTGGAGTAGATCTTGATACTGTAATCTCTCTCAAAAATCTGGATG AGGAATCCAATAAAAAGCACCCGTTCCCCTGTCCAACCACATACCGCACGGCACTGACTCATTACCTTGACATCAACAACACGCCTCGCAAAAACGTGCTGTATGAGCTAGCGCAGTATGCCTCTGATCCGCAAGAACAAGAGAACATGCGCAAGATGGCGTCTGCTTCACCTGAAGGAAAG GCTTTGTATCAGAGTTGGGTTTTGGATTCTGAGAGGAACATACTAGGTATTCTAGAGGATCTACCTTCCCTGAATCCTCCTATAGACCACCTGTGTGAGCTCCTTCCTCGACTTCAGGCTCGATACTACTCCATTGCCTCCTCCAGCAAG GTCCATCCAACCTCTATCCACATCTGTGCTGTGGTGATAGAGTACACCACCAGGACAGAAAGAGTCTTCAAGGGTGTGGCCACCAACTGGCTTAAGAACAAAGAAGTGACCGATAACGGCCATAAGCACATCGTTCCCATGTATGTTAGGAGATCCCAATTCCGGCTGCCATTCAAACCCAGTAACCCTATAATCATGATTGGGCCTGGTACTGGCATCGCCCCCTTCATGGGCTTCATCCAGGAGAGAGCATGGCAGAAGGAACAAG GGAAGGAAGTTGGTGAGACGATACTTTACTTTGGTTGTCGCCATAAGAACGAGGACTTCCTGTATCAGCAGGAACTAGAGGAGTTTGAGAGGGCAGGTGTGCTGACACAGCTTAACGTTGCCTTTTCCAGAGACCAGGAGCAGAAG ATCTATGTGCAACATCTTCTGAAGAACAACAAGGAGCAGTTGTGGAAgctcattcattcaaataatgCCCATATCTACGTTTGTGG AGATGCACGTAACATGGCTCGTGACGTGCACACGGCCTTCTATGCGATTGCAGAGGAGGTGGGCGGCCTGACGCACACTCAAGCTGTGGACTATTTCAAGAAGCTGATGACCAAGGGCCGTTACTCGCAGGACGTTTGGAGCTAA
- the pora gene encoding NADPH--cytochrome P450 reductase isoform X2, whose amino-acid sequence MGCMFSLPQDRLAAAERTPQIRETSFVEKMKKTNRNIVVFYGSQTGTAEEFANRLAKDAQRYGMKGMAADPEEYDLSELSRLKEIPNSMAVFCMATYGEGDPTDNAQEFYDWMQGTDDDLEGVNFAVFGLGNKTYEHFNATGKYTDKRLAELGGNRVFDLGLGDDDSNLEEDFISWKEQFWPAVCEFFGVEATGEDSSIRQFELVVHNDINMNQVYTGEMGRLKSFQTQKPPYESKNPFLATVTVNRKLNKGGNRHLMHIELEITDSKIRYDSGDHVAVYPTNDAAVVNRIGERLGVDLDTVISLKNLDEESNKKHPFPCPTTYRTALTHYLDINNTPRKNVLYELAQYASDPQEQENMRKMASASPEGKALYQSWVLDSERNILGILEDLPSLNPPIDHLCELLPRLQARYYSIASSSKVHPTSIHICAVVIEYTTRTERVFKGVATNWLKNKEVTDNGHKHIVPMYVRRSQFRLPFKPSNPIIMIGPGTGIAPFMGFIQERAWQKEQGKEVGETILYFGCRHKNEDFLYQQELEEFERAGVLTQLNVAFSRDQEQKIYVQHLLKNNKEQLWKLIHSNNAHIYVCGDARNMARDVHTAFYAIAEEVGGLTHTQAVDYFKKLMTKGRYSQDVWS is encoded by the exons ATGGGATGCATGTTCTCTTTGCCTCAGGACAGACTGGCCGCTGCAGAGAG AACACCACAAATACGTGAGACCAGCTTTGTTGAGAAAATGAAGAAAACG AACCGAAACATTGTGGTGTTTTATGGATCCCAAACAGGGACTGCTGAGGAATTTGCTAACAGGCTGGCGAAAGATGCCCAACGCTACGGCATGAAAGGCATGGCCGCTGACCCAGAGGAGTATGACCTG TCCGAGCTGTCTAGACTGAAAGAGATTCCTAATTCCATGGCTGTGTTCTGCATGGCAACCTATGGAGAAGGAGACCCCACAGACAACGCTCAGGAGTTCTACGATTGGATGCAAGGGACTGATGATGATCTAGAGGGGGTCAATTTTGCC gtGTTTGGTTTAGGAAATAAAACATATGAGCACTTCAACGCCACAGGCAAGTATACAGACAAGAGGCTTGCTGAACTTGGGGGAAATAGGGTCTTTGACCTGGGCCTCGGGGATGACGACAGCAA TTTGGAGGAGGATTTTATCTCTTGGAAGGAACAGTTCTGGCCTGCGGTATGTGAGTTCTTTGGCGTGGAGGCCACGGGAGAAGACAGCAg CATTCGGCAGTTTGAACTGGTGGTTCATAATGACATCAATATGAATCAAGTGTACACCGGAGAGATGGGGCGGCTCAAAAGCTTTCAGACACAGAAACC GCCGTATGAGTCAAAGAATCCTTTCCTTGCAACTGTGACTGTTAATCGTAAACTGAACAAAGGAGGAAATCGGCACCTGATGCACATCGAGTTAGAAATCACAGACTCTAAAATCAG ATATGATTCTGGAGATCATGTTGCTGTTTACCCCACAAATGATGCTGCGGTGGTCAACAGAATAGGAGAGAGACTTGGAGTAGATCTTGATACTGTAATCTCTCTCAAAAATCTGGATG AGGAATCCAATAAAAAGCACCCGTTCCCCTGTCCAACCACATACCGCACGGCACTGACTCATTACCTTGACATCAACAACACGCCTCGCAAAAACGTGCTGTATGAGCTAGCGCAGTATGCCTCTGATCCGCAAGAACAAGAGAACATGCGCAAGATGGCGTCTGCTTCACCTGAAGGAAAG GCTTTGTATCAGAGTTGGGTTTTGGATTCTGAGAGGAACATACTAGGTATTCTAGAGGATCTACCTTCCCTGAATCCTCCTATAGACCACCTGTGTGAGCTCCTTCCTCGACTTCAGGCTCGATACTACTCCATTGCCTCCTCCAGCAAG GTCCATCCAACCTCTATCCACATCTGTGCTGTGGTGATAGAGTACACCACCAGGACAGAAAGAGTCTTCAAGGGTGTGGCCACCAACTGGCTTAAGAACAAAGAAGTGACCGATAACGGCCATAAGCACATCGTTCCCATGTATGTTAGGAGATCCCAATTCCGGCTGCCATTCAAACCCAGTAACCCTATAATCATGATTGGGCCTGGTACTGGCATCGCCCCCTTCATGGGCTTCATCCAGGAGAGAGCATGGCAGAAGGAACAAG GGAAGGAAGTTGGTGAGACGATACTTTACTTTGGTTGTCGCCATAAGAACGAGGACTTCCTGTATCAGCAGGAACTAGAGGAGTTTGAGAGGGCAGGTGTGCTGACACAGCTTAACGTTGCCTTTTCCAGAGACCAGGAGCAGAAG ATCTATGTGCAACATCTTCTGAAGAACAACAAGGAGCAGTTGTGGAAgctcattcattcaaataatgCCCATATCTACGTTTGTGG AGATGCACGTAACATGGCTCGTGACGTGCACACGGCCTTCTATGCGATTGCAGAGGAGGTGGGCGGCCTGACGCACACTCAAGCTGTGGACTATTTCAAGAAGCTGATGACCAAGGGCCGTTACTCGCAGGACGTTTGGAGCTAA
- the pora gene encoding NADPH--cytochrome P450 reductase isoform X3: MKGMAADPEEYDLSELSRLKEIPNSMAVFCMATYGEGDPTDNAQEFYDWMQGTDDDLEGVNFAVFGLGNKTYEHFNATGKYTDKRLAELGGNRVFDLGLGDDDSNLEEDFISWKEQFWPAVCEFFGVEATGEDSSIRQFELVVHNDINMNQVYTGEMGRLKSFQTQKPPYESKNPFLATVTVNRKLNKGGNRHLMHIELEITDSKIRYDSGDHVAVYPTNDAAVVNRIGERLGVDLDTVISLKNLDEESNKKHPFPCPTTYRTALTHYLDINNTPRKNVLYELAQYASDPQEQENMRKMASASPEGKALYQSWVLDSERNILGILEDLPSLNPPIDHLCELLPRLQARYYSIASSSKVHPTSIHICAVVIEYTTRTERVFKGVATNWLKNKEVTDNGHKHIVPMYVRRSQFRLPFKPSNPIIMIGPGTGIAPFMGFIQERAWQKEQGKEVGETILYFGCRHKNEDFLYQQELEEFERAGVLTQLNVAFSRDQEQKIYVQHLLKNNKEQLWKLIHSNNAHIYVCGDARNMARDVHTAFYAIAEEVGGLTHTQAVDYFKKLMTKGRYSQDVWS; the protein is encoded by the exons ATGAAAGGCATGGCCGCTGACCCAGAGGAGTATGACCTG TCCGAGCTGTCTAGACTGAAAGAGATTCCTAATTCCATGGCTGTGTTCTGCATGGCAACCTATGGAGAAGGAGACCCCACAGACAACGCTCAGGAGTTCTACGATTGGATGCAAGGGACTGATGATGATCTAGAGGGGGTCAATTTTGCC gtGTTTGGTTTAGGAAATAAAACATATGAGCACTTCAACGCCACAGGCAAGTATACAGACAAGAGGCTTGCTGAACTTGGGGGAAATAGGGTCTTTGACCTGGGCCTCGGGGATGACGACAGCAA TTTGGAGGAGGATTTTATCTCTTGGAAGGAACAGTTCTGGCCTGCGGTATGTGAGTTCTTTGGCGTGGAGGCCACGGGAGAAGACAGCAg CATTCGGCAGTTTGAACTGGTGGTTCATAATGACATCAATATGAATCAAGTGTACACCGGAGAGATGGGGCGGCTCAAAAGCTTTCAGACACAGAAACC GCCGTATGAGTCAAAGAATCCTTTCCTTGCAACTGTGACTGTTAATCGTAAACTGAACAAAGGAGGAAATCGGCACCTGATGCACATCGAGTTAGAAATCACAGACTCTAAAATCAG ATATGATTCTGGAGATCATGTTGCTGTTTACCCCACAAATGATGCTGCGGTGGTCAACAGAATAGGAGAGAGACTTGGAGTAGATCTTGATACTGTAATCTCTCTCAAAAATCTGGATG AGGAATCCAATAAAAAGCACCCGTTCCCCTGTCCAACCACATACCGCACGGCACTGACTCATTACCTTGACATCAACAACACGCCTCGCAAAAACGTGCTGTATGAGCTAGCGCAGTATGCCTCTGATCCGCAAGAACAAGAGAACATGCGCAAGATGGCGTCTGCTTCACCTGAAGGAAAG GCTTTGTATCAGAGTTGGGTTTTGGATTCTGAGAGGAACATACTAGGTATTCTAGAGGATCTACCTTCCCTGAATCCTCCTATAGACCACCTGTGTGAGCTCCTTCCTCGACTTCAGGCTCGATACTACTCCATTGCCTCCTCCAGCAAG GTCCATCCAACCTCTATCCACATCTGTGCTGTGGTGATAGAGTACACCACCAGGACAGAAAGAGTCTTCAAGGGTGTGGCCACCAACTGGCTTAAGAACAAAGAAGTGACCGATAACGGCCATAAGCACATCGTTCCCATGTATGTTAGGAGATCCCAATTCCGGCTGCCATTCAAACCCAGTAACCCTATAATCATGATTGGGCCTGGTACTGGCATCGCCCCCTTCATGGGCTTCATCCAGGAGAGAGCATGGCAGAAGGAACAAG GGAAGGAAGTTGGTGAGACGATACTTTACTTTGGTTGTCGCCATAAGAACGAGGACTTCCTGTATCAGCAGGAACTAGAGGAGTTTGAGAGGGCAGGTGTGCTGACACAGCTTAACGTTGCCTTTTCCAGAGACCAGGAGCAGAAG ATCTATGTGCAACATCTTCTGAAGAACAACAAGGAGCAGTTGTGGAAgctcattcattcaaataatgCCCATATCTACGTTTGTGG AGATGCACGTAACATGGCTCGTGACGTGCACACGGCCTTCTATGCGATTGCAGAGGAGGTGGGCGGCCTGACGCACACTCAAGCTGTGGACTATTTCAAGAAGCTGATGACCAAGGGCCGTTACTCGCAGGACGTTTGGAGCTAA
- the rhbdd2 gene encoding rhomboid domain-containing protein 2, protein MHSTLKKWKKTFADFAPDIELTCGVVIVIVLSCVFSVIPYYLDISEHFFSLESSAVISGHVYKLFTYFLYHKNMMLLFLSSVLMALPCSGLERGIGTVRFLYRSLLLSSICGLLHVLLESLLFSPSSRSSVNGLVPLALSVLGMMTINSAMRKAYIMGVSVPTASLPWIILIILTLFFPNTFFLCNVLAIITGMLHGMGWLSLLEMSESRASVLEKKFPFRLLKHIPGVQFVPASTEERKKPLDLTDAPPGSYPVQAYAPVNATNGQVIGSLPNTFDGWPVSLYPQQKYTFTSPYAGVGVGHNHGHGHSHGHHHGHSHHTGSPWMPMAPYAQHQFRPPVNLTRQPFTKLPQPGVPFTPPISQSQSGVPAFPTTPPGAPVSS, encoded by the exons ATGCATAGCACTTTGAAAAAGTGGAAGAAGACGTTTGCCGATTTTGCACCGGATATAGAGCTGACCTGTGGGGTAGTGATTGTGATCGTGCTGTCATGTGTTTTTAGTGTCATACCATATTACTTAGATATTTCAGAGCACTTTTTCAGTCTGGAGTCCAGTGCTGTTATCAGCGGCCATG TCTACAAACTCTTCACCTATTTCCTCTACCACAAGAATATGATGCTTTTGTTCCTAAGTAGCGTCCTGATGGCGTTACCCTGTAGCGGGCTGGAGCGAGGAATCGGAACGGTCAGATTCCTCTACCGGTCACTGCTGCTGTCGTCCATCTGTGGACTCCTACATGTGCTGCTGGAGTCACTGCTGTTCTCCCCGTCCAGTAGGAGCTCAGTAAATGGGCTCGTCCCATTAGCCCTGTCTGTCCTGGGAATGATGACCATCAATTCTGCTATGCGGAAGGCGTATATTATGGGCGTCAGTGTGCCTACTGCATCTCTCCCCTGGATTATTCTAATAATTCTAACCCTGTTCTTTCCAAACACTTTTTTCCTTTGCAATGTCCTGGCCATCATTACAGGAATGTTAC ATGGGATGGGATGGCTTTCATTATTAGAGATGTCAGAATCTAGAGCTTCCGTTTTGGAGAAGAAGTTCCCTTTTCGCTTGCTAAAGCATATACCTGGTGTCCAGTTCGTTCCTGCATCGACTGAAGAGCGCAAAAAGCCACTTGACCTCAC AGACGCTCCACCAGGGTCGTACCCTGTCCAGGCCTACGCTCCAGTAAATGCCACCAATGGTCAAGTTATAGGAAGCCTGCCCAACACATTCGATGGTTGGCCCGTCTCACTATATCCTCAACAGAAATACACATTTACTTCACCTTACGCTGGAGTCGGCGTAGGTCACAATCATGGACATGGACACAGCCATGGACATCATCATGGGCACAGCCATCACACCGGCAGCCCATGGATGCCAATGGCCCCATACGCTCAGCATCAGTTCAGGCCTCCAGTCAACCTGACACGTCAGCCATTCACTAAACTACCTCAGCCAGGAGTGCCATTCACACCTCCAATCTCACAGTCACAGTCTGGAGTGCCTGCCTTTCCCACAACTCCTCCTGGAGCCCCAGTATCATCCTAG